In the Sorghum bicolor cultivar BTx623 chromosome 4, Sorghum_bicolor_NCBIv3, whole genome shotgun sequence genome, CGCGCGGATCTACCACTCTTCACACCAAGTTCATATTCTGCTCGACGTGTTCATCGACGCCGGCGGCTGCTAGGTTCAGATATGGACTCTTCTGATTCTCTTCCACTTGGTTTGTGCAAGGCCTCTGCCGGTAGGGATTCGATAGAGTTAACCAAAGGCTTGGACGATGTCCTGATAGGGATTCGATAGGATTCACCAAGATCAtcgacggcggcggccagcACTAGCGAATAGCGATACACATATGGACACATCTAGTttttgggattttttttttttatgacTCGTGCAAATGTGTAATCCTGGTACAACACATCTAGCTTCTGTCTATATAGTATATGATGTACCTGGCAGATGGAGGATGGACGCCCAGCAGTTGGCGACGTCAAGCTAGAACCACCTGCCAACGACGTGCTGGAGACCGGCCTGGTGACGGTCTGGCTCGGAGGTCCTCCTGCCCGGCTGGAGATCTGCCTGCCAGATCACCAAGCACGGTGATGTCTAGCTGGGAGGAGGATCTTGCCGCCGTGAGTAGGGAGAATACGAGAGGGCGGCGGCCTTTTGGCGCGGGTATGCCAAGGAACACGCGTGCAAAGAATGCTCCCGCGAGAAAATGCTTGTGGGCCCAATTTTGATTTTGCCAAGTAAATTATGGCAAACAATTGTAGATTGATCTTTTTTTCTTTGGCATAACGTTTGGGAAGTTGCCAAATTTTAAGGTTTGGGagaccaaaaaaaaaatcttaaaccactggagttgctcttacacTTAGGATAAAATTTGGGATATGATGGCGCCCCTGAAGAGGCGAGGTTTCTTTGTAGTTGAGTTACGATAACTTTATCAATATCAGTTAGGTCTGATACCACCGCTGGCTCACTCTGAGTTTCTATTTAGCATGGCTCCTCGTCGAGCTGCTCCTCTAGAGTCGAAGCCTAATTCATATATTCTCCTTAGTAAATAAAAATGACTCTGATTTTTAGAAAAGGGGTTTCCGTTTTAGAACatttattaggccttgtttagttcgcaaaatttttcaagattccccgtcacatcaaatcttgcggcacatgcatggagcattaaatatagatgaaaacaaaaactatttgcacagttcatctgtaaaccgcgagatgaatcttttgagtctagttactctataattggacaatgtttgtcaaataaaaacgaaagtgctacagtgccgtttttcaccattttttgcgaactgaacaaggccttagttctccAACTCTTCTGTTGCAATTGCGGCTGGAGCCGCATCAAACAACAGTAGGTGTTGAACCGTTTTCAACAACTTTGCACAAATCCAAAGATCCTAATCCTACCACAGTGGACAAAAaggcaatggaaaaggaactcaATTTTGTGCGAGCAACATCACTGTCTAGATAACGataccatcaccatcatcatcaaaggCGAGACGTGTGTGCATGATAAACGCACTACTAATTTCCAAATCCTTAGTGGCTTCCGTTGGTTCCACGTCACCAAAGACGAATGCATCAATAATCATGGCTGTTCTATGGCCTACACTAATCCACACACACAGTGCGTGTGCGTGTGGGCGGCCGTGTGCTATCACGACATCCAATGCTGCCGGAGCTGGACGACGACGACACGGTTAAAGACACGGCAGCTTTGCTTGTTCTCATTCCATTCCTCCACTGGAGCGCGAGCGAGTGATTAGGACTTGAGTCAtcgccatcaagcatcaagcatCAAGCCAAGCGCGTGAGCTCGTCGATTACGCGTGAGCTCGTCTCCCTCTgatctgctctgctctgctccacTCGATTTCGTTATATTCCCCCATTCCCCTCGCACAAACTCTCTCcatctgctctgctctgctccgcCTCCGAGCCCAATTCTTTCTGAGCCGGAGCCGGAACCGGAGGCGGAGACCCCCTGCCAGCGATGGAAGGCACCGTGCTGTGCGCGGCCAACCACGCGCCGCTCACGCCCATCAGCTTCCTCGAGCGCACCGCGCTCGTCTACCCCGACCGCCccgccgtcgtcgccgccggccaCGCCGCCGCGCAGCCGCCGCCTCGCACCTGGCGGGAGACCCGGGACCGCTGCCTCCGCCTCGCCGCCGCGCTCGCGGGGCTCGGCGTCGCGCGCCGCGACGTGGTGAGTTTCCGACCGTTGCCTTCCTCTCCTCTGTTCTTCTTCCGCGCTACGCCACGGCCTACGCAGCGGTAGATTCGGGCATTGTTTTTACCTCCCTCTGGGCTCTGTCCAAGCATTCACTTTTACTGCTGTTGCTGTTCTTGATTGAAAAAAGGCTCCATTTTTTTTCCCTGGATGCGACTATGCGAGTAGGTAGATAGTGTTGTTCTTGCCCGAATTCATCGATTATTCGACCACCTGGAATTTGCTTGCGAATTGTACGTGCTCGGAGCGAATATCGTTTCATCAGTAAGAAGCTGCTGCTACTTAGTAGAGGTTCAGCAATCGAATCGAATTGGCCGATGATTCTCAACCGCAGCTGCCCCGTGCAGGTTGCGGTGTTCGCGCAGAACATTCCGGCCTTCTGCGAGCTCCACTTCGGCATTCCCATGGCCGGCGCCGTCATCTGCGCGCTCAACTCGCGCCTCGACGCCGGCATGGCGTCCGTGCTGCTGCAGCACTCGGAGGCCAAGGTCGTCTTTGTCGACGCCGCGCTGCTCGGCGTCGCGCGAGAAGCGCTCCGCCTCATCTCCCagcaggccgccgccgccagagcAAGCTGCAGGGTGCCCACCGTGGTGCTAATCAACGAGGTCCTCGACGAGCCGCTGTCGGCGGCAACAGGAGACAACAAAATCCCAGGCGTCGATCGGTGCTACGAGTACGAGGCCCtcctcagcagcagcagcagctgcaatcCAGAGGAGTTCTTGATCCGGTGGCCGGTCGACGAGAACGAGCCCATCGCGCTCAACTACACGTCGGGGACGACGTCGCGGCCCAAGGGCGTGGTGTACACCCACCGCGGGGCGTACCTGAACACGCTGGCGTCCGTGCTGCTCAACGACATGACGGCGCTGCCGGTCTACCTGTGGACGGTGCCCATGTTCCACTGCAACGGGTGGTGCCTGGTGTGGGGCGTGGCGGCGCAGGGCGGCACCAACGTGTGCCTCCGCAAGGTCACCTCCGCCGCCATCTTCGCCGCCGTCGCGGCGCACAGGGTCACGCACATGGGCGGCGCGCCGACCGTGCTGAACATGGTGGTCAACGCCACGGCGGAGGAGAGGCGGCCTCTGAAAGCGGGCGGGAAGCCGGTGACGGTGATGACGGGcggcgcgccgccgccaccacaggTGCTGTTCCGGATGGAGGAGCTGGGGTTCCTGGTGATCCACTCGTACGGGCTGACGGAGACGTACGGTCCGGCCACGGTGTGCACGTGGCGGCCGGAGTGGGACGCGCTGCCGGCAGCGGAGCGCGCGGCGATCAAGTCCCGGCAGGGGCTCCACCACCTGGGTCTAGAGGTGGACGTGAAGGACCCGGCGACGATGGCGAGCGTGCCCGCCGACGGGCGCACCATGGGGGAAGTCATGTTCCGTGGCAACACGGTGATGAGCGGGTACTACAAGgacgcggcggcgacggcggaggCCATGGCGGGCGGGTGGCTACGTTCCGGAGACCTCGCGGTGCGGCACGCCGGCGACGGGTACGTGAAGATCCTGGACCGGTCCAAGGACATCATCATCTCGGGCGgggagaacatcagcaccatcgAGGTGGAGGCGGCGCTGTTCGCGCACCCGGCCGTGGCGGAGGCCGCCGTGGTCGGGCGGCCCGACGAGTACTGGGGCGAGACGCCGTGCGCGTTCGTGACGCTCAAGGAGGGCAAGGACGTGGGCGCGGAGGAGGTCATGGCGTTCTGCCGCGCCCGGCTGCCCCGGTACATGGCGCCACGGACGGTGGTGTTCGTGGCCGAGCTGCCTAAGACGGCGACGGGGAAGGTGCAGAAGTTCGCGCTCCGGGAACAGGCCAAGGCCATGGGCAGCATCTCCGGGTCCAGCTCCAAGAAGCCGGGAGGGTCAGGGGTAGCAGGGACGAGGAGCAAGCTCTGAACTCGCGTGTCCCATCACTGTCGCCATTGATGGAGACATGGAGTCAGTGCATCAACAACTCGTCGTCGTCTCATGACTTTTACCCGAACCGTGCGGCATGTGCAACGATTCTTGCTTGCACAACCTGATTCATTGTTTCAGTAATAATGTATAGTAATAATCTTCATCAATTATCTTAATAAAAAATGGAGGTGCATTTGAAAACGAATGGCACTGGCATCGTTGGCGTCATTGGTTTAGGGTCTGGTTCCTCTTGATTCTTTTTTAACGCATATCACATTAAATGTTTAGACATATATAAAAATTATCAAATAtagtatttacaaaactaaaacatAACTAGAGAGCAATTTGCGAGATAGATTTTTAAACATATTTAGTCCAATAGttaccaaataaaataaaaatattataatacCTAATAAACTTTAAcacatcaatcaaacaccccTAAATTATGTTTGTGTTGTATCATTGTGTGTGTCCCATTCTGACCTTGCCCTGGTGGCCtggtgcttgtgtagttgcctGGCATATGCATACCACGTGGTCACTCCATTTCTTCACCACTTCCTGTACAGCAAGCACTTCGATCGATCCAATCTCCTCCTCAGTTTTATAATTTCTCGAACCTCTCTTTGGCGCacttagagcaagtttaataatatatCCTACGGTTGTAAAGTTTTTTTTAGCCTTCTTCCAGTCCACTCATACAATAGTTAGTTGTTCATTATTAATATATGgtccacttatctctctcacaaagtttctttGTCTAAGCtgactgtaagcttacagcctgcttctcctctcttctctcctccaccttaGCATTTAGCCGGCTTACAACCCACTATAATATTTGCTCTTATTGTGCAGTCACATCGACACCCTTTCTACGCGCGGTGGCTATTTTCTAACAGGCCTGTTTGGATAATTAAGACTAGTGATTAGTCCAATTAGTTAAGTTCTATGAACTAGTGAACTAAACAACTAGTTGGTTTTGACTAATTGTTAGGCTAATCACTAGTCCACCTGTTTGGAACCTCAGGGACTAAACTTTCGTCTAGTTGTTAGTCTATgggatccaaacaggcccttagcgtGCATCGTTAGTTGCCTTGGATCTCTTCAGCATAGGGGCTCTTTGGTTGCCTTGGATCTCTTTAGCATAAGTACTCTTTGGGGTTTTCCTTTGAATTGGATCACACTTCACATTTGGTGCCTTGGATCTCCACCATTGGATGTGAGTGGTGATAACGCAAATGAGAGATAAAtactattctctctctctctctctctctcgcattGCATCCATCCACATGTACTTCCAATGATGATGGGATAAGAACATATGCCTATGATGCTTCTTGTAATAGTAAAAGAGAAACAACAGATATACGTTGGCAATGGCGCGGATGCAATAACCCAAGAATATACCACACGCCCTCGATTTATTCACACTTCATGTATGGGTTCATCAACTCAATCTCTCAGTGcttataattagtttataagtcaaatttaaaattcttTGATCCTCCAAGTTCTTAGAATGTCTTGTAGTTtagggcattgtttagttcctgaagttttttttttcaaaagaccTAAAAACACAAAACCTTGAGCAGCCCACTAAAATTCTAacaccaaaattttttggttttggtgtttacttcccaaaaaaaattgcgaaatttttcagattccctatagataaaaaaaagtaattacacagtttatatgtaatttacgagatgaatcttttgagcctaattattctattattggacaatatttgtcaaatacaaacaaaagtgctacagtgtccattttgcaaaaaaaaaaagaactaaacaaggccttaatgtccctatttaattttgtaaaaaGTTTAtggccaaaatattttgggcatGTTTACTTCAAAATGCAAAAtagcaaattttttttgcatttggcccaaaatattttggaactaaggccttgtttagttcctcaaaaattttgcaaaatttttcagattccccgtcacatcgaatctttagacgtatgcatgaagtattaaatatagatgaaaataaaaactaattacacagtttggtcggaattga is a window encoding:
- the LOC8068239 gene encoding probable acyl-activating enzyme 1, peroxisomal; the encoded protein is MEGTVLCAANHAPLTPISFLERTALVYPDRPAVVAAGHAAAQPPPRTWRETRDRCLRLAAALAGLGVARRDVVAVFAQNIPAFCELHFGIPMAGAVICALNSRLDAGMASVLLQHSEAKVVFVDAALLGVAREALRLISQQAAAARASCRVPTVVLINEVLDEPLSAATGDNKIPGVDRCYEYEALLSSSSSCNPEEFLIRWPVDENEPIALNYTSGTTSRPKGVVYTHRGAYLNTLASVLLNDMTALPVYLWTVPMFHCNGWCLVWGVAAQGGTNVCLRKVTSAAIFAAVAAHRVTHMGGAPTVLNMVVNATAEERRPLKAGGKPVTVMTGGAPPPPQVLFRMEELGFLVIHSYGLTETYGPATVCTWRPEWDALPAAERAAIKSRQGLHHLGLEVDVKDPATMASVPADGRTMGEVMFRGNTVMSGYYKDAAATAEAMAGGWLRSGDLAVRHAGDGYVKILDRSKDIIISGGENISTIEVEAALFAHPAVAEAAVVGRPDEYWGETPCAFVTLKEGKDVGAEEVMAFCRARLPRYMAPRTVVFVAELPKTATGKVQKFALREQAKAMGSISGSSSKKPGGSGVAGTRSKL